From the genome of Rhodohalobacter sp. SW132, one region includes:
- a CDS encoding uracil-DNA glycosylase family protein has protein sequence MSEHKPDLLDDIIQFLENEQEMYGPFSVNVGVKSKQTLSPPDDQPDAEEKNEPASQTNSESETEPLTIDQKLEHCRSLDELKNLCEESDQLKTDLEGTNLVFGVGNPNADLMIVGEAPGFNEDKQGEPFVGAAGQLLNKILAAINFKREDVYIANILKHRPPDNRNPTDEERGRSLPFLLKQIDLISPKVILCVGKISGTTLLDRDEALKNMRGQFYPFRGAELTVTYHPAALLRNQQWKRPTWEDVQAVRKKYDELGGKP, from the coding sequence ATGAGTGAGCATAAACCTGATCTTCTGGATGATATCATACAGTTTCTCGAAAACGAACAAGAGATGTACGGGCCGTTTTCCGTGAATGTGGGAGTTAAGAGTAAGCAAACGCTCTCTCCCCCGGATGATCAACCGGATGCAGAAGAAAAAAATGAGCCCGCATCTCAAACCAACTCCGAATCTGAGACCGAACCGCTTACAATTGATCAAAAACTGGAACATTGCCGTTCGCTCGATGAACTGAAAAATCTTTGTGAGGAATCAGACCAGCTAAAAACGGACCTCGAAGGAACAAACCTTGTGTTTGGAGTGGGAAATCCGAACGCAGATTTAATGATCGTGGGTGAAGCACCCGGCTTCAATGAAGATAAACAGGGCGAACCCTTTGTTGGGGCTGCCGGTCAGCTGTTGAACAAAATCCTTGCAGCAATAAATTTCAAGCGGGAGGATGTCTACATCGCAAACATACTAAAACATCGTCCGCCGGATAACCGGAATCCCACCGATGAAGAGCGCGGACGGAGTCTGCCCTTCCTCCTGAAACAGATTGACCTGATCTCCCCCAAAGTAATTCTATGTGTAGGGAAAATATCCGGCACTACACTTCTTGATCGGGATGAGGCCCTCAAGAATATGCGCGGACAGTTTTATCCGTTTCGCGGTGCGGAGCTTACCGTTACCTATCATCCGGCTGCTCTGCTCAGAAATCAGCAGTGGAAACGGCCAACCTGGGAAGATGTGCAGGCTGTGCGAAAAAAATATGATGAGCTCGGCGGTAAACCGTAG
- a CDS encoding mechanosensitive ion channel family protein — protein MTDTLYESFFTELELFVGFLPRLIIAVTIFLLIYFIGRGIAKLVVKILSRSSMPAAHHDFFRKLISTIAVFVGIVVFLNLIGYSTLAASLVAGGGLTAVMLGFAFKDIGENFLAGFFLAFSRPFNSDDVIESGGIMGRVKSIQLRHTHVRTSEGCDVFIPSAQLFTKPLHNYTLDGLRRGGFTVGIDYSDDSQAAITLLQQTLKGARGVLKKPSASVSIRGFDPDFVELQVYFWINARDQEATLPVVRTALMNTCRKALIEAGFTFSADVSTAVDLSPVSVNMNDSADDFG, from the coding sequence ATGACTGATACTCTTTATGAATCTTTTTTTACAGAATTAGAACTATTTGTTGGATTTCTTCCTCGGCTGATTATTGCAGTCACAATTTTCCTGTTGATCTATTTTATAGGAAGAGGAATCGCAAAACTTGTGGTTAAGATCCTGAGCCGTAGTTCAATGCCTGCTGCTCATCACGATTTTTTCAGAAAACTAATCAGTACCATTGCGGTTTTTGTGGGTATTGTGGTCTTTTTAAATTTGATTGGTTACAGCACATTGGCTGCGAGTCTCGTAGCCGGCGGCGGATTGACTGCTGTGATGCTCGGTTTTGCCTTTAAAGATATCGGGGAAAATTTTCTGGCCGGTTTTTTTCTCGCCTTCAGCCGGCCATTTAATTCCGATGACGTAATTGAATCGGGAGGAATTATGGGGCGGGTCAAAAGCATACAGCTGCGGCATACTCATGTTCGCACCAGTGAGGGGTGTGATGTATTTATTCCAAGCGCACAGTTATTCACCAAACCCCTTCATAACTATACGCTGGATGGCTTACGGCGGGGTGGTTTTACTGTTGGTATCGATTACAGTGATGACAGCCAGGCAGCTATCACACTATTACAACAGACTTTGAAAGGGGCGAGGGGTGTTTTAAAAAAACCATCGGCATCCGTCAGTATCAGAGGATTTGATCCCGATTTTGTTGAGCTGCAGGTCTATTTCTGGATTAATGCAAGAGACCAGGAGGCCACTCTCCCGGTTGTTCGTACTGCTTTAATGAACACCTGCCGTAAAGCTTTAATAGAAGCCGGTTTTACATTTAGTGCTGATGTGTCAACAGCTGTAGACTTAAGTCCGGTCAGTGTGAACATGAATGATTCAGCTGATGACTTTGGATAG
- a CDS encoding filamin/ABP280 repeat domain-containing protein: MKINRLRYLFFLFILCGVLSCDSGQSPFEDTIPKHRLSTTVIPAESGTIHPSDGEFEFNTGIEIEARPADGFIFDRWGGSLSGNSNPESLVLSQDRSVTAYFVERDYPLEIEIEGAGSITEEIIARADTSEVSDSLAVPATTVRLTAVPDDGWYFSRWEGDLTGSDNPETIFVDSEKRVSVIFEEGEPGDYIIDIDIEGNGTIQLDPEKSKYDEGEEVIITATAESGWRFTEWQGDLTGTSNSQTVEMFDDIEATALFSELEEPALSIRQQPSETTAGEEMFPAPSVVLTDEVGNPVEGTEVIVSLNKNSFSSESELSETTNSDGIAVFNQLILNTAASGYVLSFETDSDEISAISSRPFTIVAAEGDAANSSADVPDGSVTSPTEITITVLDRFENKVSGVSSDLAVSISGANNANAEITETENGIYTAFYTPMQTGTDEISVTLSGESISGSPFSSDVAAGPPDEMQVTQQPENTVAGDAISPAPSVLVTDEFENPVSGVSVSAELSGASFTSNSETTAETNSEGVARFESLIIHTAGNGYRIEFSAENLVQSSNSFNVTPAQPDLASSTATVPDGVAGSVTELRITLVDAFDNSVRGMSENLSIEITGANSRSLTPTESNDPVVYLAEYRPEQAGTDQIEILFNGDPVADSPYTSEISPADISPSVSTVTADPLALSPGEYSTVTIELRDEFDNPISGLGDSDFTVSLGEETNRSSIEETSSAGVYEFEFTSEITETVNVSISANGVNLEDEPEVEFHPPIPHEIIIEVQPQNSRSGEPIEGPPTVRVVDSSGDGIPDITVTVSTERGQSFDSGTLVVQTNSDGIAVFDDLVLVTTVRWFNLVFSVDEVNDVVSDRFRVSFRF, encoded by the coding sequence GTGAAAATAAATCGTTTACGATATCTGTTTTTCCTTTTCATCCTTTGCGGGGTACTTAGCTGCGACTCCGGGCAATCACCGTTTGAAGATACTATACCTAAACACCGCCTCTCCACAACAGTTATCCCTGCTGAAAGTGGAACCATTCATCCCTCTGATGGTGAGTTTGAGTTTAATACCGGTATAGAAATTGAAGCCCGGCCCGCTGACGGTTTTATTTTTGACCGATGGGGTGGTAGTCTTTCTGGAAATTCCAACCCGGAATCTCTGGTTTTAAGTCAAGACAGATCCGTAACCGCTTATTTCGTGGAAAGAGATTACCCACTCGAAATTGAGATTGAAGGAGCAGGTTCCATAACGGAAGAGATTATTGCACGGGCAGATACGTCCGAAGTATCTGATTCTCTCGCTGTTCCGGCCACTACAGTGCGGCTGACGGCAGTTCCTGATGATGGCTGGTATTTTAGTCGCTGGGAGGGTGATCTCACCGGTTCAGATAATCCCGAGACAATATTTGTAGACAGCGAAAAGCGTGTATCTGTAATTTTTGAAGAAGGTGAACCGGGGGATTATATAATTGATATTGATATTGAAGGAAACGGTACGATTCAGCTGGATCCTGAGAAATCCAAATACGATGAAGGGGAAGAAGTTATTATTACGGCAACAGCAGAGTCTGGATGGAGATTTACAGAGTGGCAGGGAGATCTTACAGGCACTTCAAACTCTCAGACTGTGGAAATGTTTGACGATATAGAAGCTACCGCTCTTTTTTCAGAACTTGAAGAGCCTGCACTTTCTATTCGTCAGCAGCCGTCTGAAACTACAGCCGGTGAAGAGATGTTCCCTGCACCTTCCGTTGTGCTAACGGATGAGGTGGGCAATCCAGTTGAGGGAACAGAAGTCATAGTTTCTCTAAACAAAAATTCATTCAGTTCAGAATCTGAATTATCCGAAACAACGAACAGCGACGGTATCGCTGTGTTCAACCAGTTAATCCTCAACACAGCCGCTTCAGGATACGTTTTATCATTTGAAACAGACAGTGACGAAATTTCGGCCATTTCTTCCAGACCGTTTACTATTGTTGCCGCTGAAGGTGACGCAGCGAACAGCAGTGCAGACGTTCCTGACGGATCTGTGACATCCCCAACCGAAATTACCATCACCGTTCTTGACCGGTTTGAGAATAAGGTTTCCGGAGTTTCCAGTGATCTTGCGGTATCCATCAGCGGAGCAAACAACGCAAATGCGGAGATTACAGAAACTGAAAACGGCATCTATACTGCATTTTACACACCGATGCAGACCGGGACTGATGAAATTTCAGTAACGCTTTCCGGTGAATCAATCTCTGGCAGCCCGTTTAGCAGCGATGTAGCCGCAGGCCCGCCGGATGAAATGCAGGTCACACAACAGCCTGAAAATACTGTTGCGGGAGATGCAATTTCTCCAGCTCCATCGGTTCTTGTAACGGATGAATTTGAGAATCCGGTTTCAGGAGTATCTGTGTCTGCTGAGTTGTCAGGAGCGTCATTTACATCAAATTCTGAAACCACTGCAGAGACCAACAGTGAAGGAGTTGCCCGTTTTGAATCGCTGATTATTCATACAGCCGGAAATGGGTATAGAATTGAATTCTCTGCAGAAAACCTGGTACAATCTTCCAACAGCTTTAATGTGACACCTGCACAACCAGATCTCGCCTCTTCAACTGCAACAGTTCCGGATGGAGTTGCCGGTTCGGTTACTGAACTTAGAATCACCCTGGTTGATGCGTTTGATAACTCTGTTAGAGGGATGTCAGAAAATCTATCTATAGAAATTACGGGTGCAAACAGCCGGTCACTAACGCCAACAGAAAGTAATGATCCTGTCGTATACCTGGCTGAATACAGGCCTGAGCAAGCCGGAACCGATCAAATTGAAATTCTGTTTAATGGTGACCCGGTGGCTGACAGCCCGTACACAAGCGAAATTTCTCCTGCAGATATCAGTCCATCCGTTTCAACAGTAACAGCTGATCCTCTCGCTCTGTCCCCCGGAGAATACTCAACTGTAACCATAGAACTGCGGGATGAATTTGATAATCCGATTAGCGGTCTCGGGGATAGTGATTTCACAGTAAGTTTAGGAGAGGAAACGAACCGATCATCAATTGAAGAAACATCATCGGCCGGGGTATACGAATTTGAATTCACAAGTGAAATAACCGAAACCGTCAATGTATCCATTTCTGCAAATGGAGTGAACCTTGAGGATGAGCCGGAAGTTGAATTTCATCCGCCCATTCCTCACGAAATCATCATTGAGGTTCAGCCGCAAAATTCCAGGAGCGGAGAACCCATTGAAGGTCCACCGACCGTCCGGGTTGTTGATTCATCCGGGGACGGCATTCCTGATATTACAGTAACGGTATCTACAGAACGGGGTCAGAGCTTTGACTCTGGCACTTTAGTTGTACAGACAAACAGCGATGGAATAGCTGTTTTTGATGACCTTGTGCTCGTAACAACCGTGCGATGGTTTAACCTTGTATTTTCAGTAGATGAAGTTAATGATGTTGTTTCAGACCGATTCAGAGTCTCTTTCCGTTTTTGA
- the pgm gene encoding phosphoglucomutase (alpha-D-glucose-1,6-bisphosphate-dependent) — protein MAEDSFAGKKAPYSLLENIPRLVASYYSREPDPNQIEQTVSFGTSGHRGTSLNNTFNEDHILSVSQAVVDYRNKNRITGPLYLGMDTHALSEPALISALEVFAANNVEVRYQEGFGYTPTPAVSHAILAWNRNNQNNKADGVVITPSHNPPSDGGFKYNAVHGGPAGSDITKEIENRANAYLEEQLTGVRRTPLEKALQKSSTKPFDYVTPYISDLKNVIDVEAISKSGLKIGADPMGGSGLAYWEPIAEMYNLNIDVVNKEVDHTFRFMTVDKDGKIRMDCSSPYAMASLIGLKDKYDIAFGNDTDFDRHGIVTKSGLMNPNHYLAVAIQYLFQNRPGWSSDAAIGKTLVSSSMIDRVAKSMDRRLAEVPVGFKWFVDGLLNGEYGFGGEESAGASFLKKDGTVWSTDKDGIILNLLAAEITAKTGKNPSEHYEELETRFGSPVYERLDAPATLEEKKVLSNLSPDQVQANELAGEPILKKLTRAPGNDAPIGGLKVETENGWFAARPSGTEDIYKIYTESFKGKDHLKQIQDEAIAIVNSVLGKT, from the coding sequence GTGGCTGAAGACTCATTTGCAGGAAAAAAAGCACCCTATTCCCTACTCGAAAATATTCCGCGGCTTGTCGCATCTTACTATAGCCGGGAGCCAGATCCCAACCAGATTGAACAAACTGTATCATTCGGTACATCCGGCCACCGCGGCACTTCGCTGAACAATACGTTTAATGAAGATCACATTCTATCAGTCAGCCAGGCCGTTGTCGACTATCGAAATAAAAACCGGATTACCGGTCCGCTTTATCTTGGGATGGATACTCATGCGCTATCGGAACCGGCACTGATATCTGCCCTGGAGGTATTTGCCGCTAATAACGTTGAAGTCCGGTACCAGGAAGGTTTTGGGTACACACCAACCCCTGCCGTTTCACATGCAATACTGGCCTGGAATCGCAACAATCAAAATAATAAAGCCGATGGCGTGGTTATCACCCCGTCACATAACCCGCCTTCTGACGGAGGGTTTAAATACAATGCAGTTCACGGTGGCCCTGCCGGTTCCGACATCACCAAAGAGATTGAAAACCGCGCAAATGCATATCTTGAAGAACAACTCACGGGTGTTCGGCGAACTCCTCTTGAAAAAGCACTTCAAAAAAGCAGCACTAAACCGTTTGATTACGTTACGCCTTACATATCAGATTTAAAAAATGTGATTGATGTAGAGGCGATCAGCAAATCGGGACTTAAAATTGGCGCTGACCCAATGGGTGGATCAGGCCTTGCCTACTGGGAACCGATCGCCGAAATGTATAATCTCAATATCGATGTGGTGAATAAAGAGGTGGATCACACCTTCCGCTTTATGACGGTAGACAAAGATGGTAAAATCCGCATGGACTGCTCCTCCCCTTACGCCATGGCAAGCCTGATTGGGCTCAAGGATAAATACGACATCGCATTTGGCAATGATACCGATTTTGACCGGCATGGAATTGTAACCAAAAGCGGGCTGATGAACCCAAATCACTATCTTGCTGTTGCCATTCAGTACCTGTTTCAGAATCGTCCGGGCTGGAGCAGTGACGCAGCAATTGGCAAAACTCTTGTATCCAGCAGTATGATCGACCGGGTTGCAAAATCAATGGACCGCAGACTCGCTGAAGTTCCCGTTGGATTTAAATGGTTTGTAGACGGTTTGCTCAACGGAGAATATGGTTTTGGAGGTGAAGAAAGCGCCGGTGCGTCTTTTCTGAAAAAAGACGGGACGGTATGGTCAACCGACAAAGACGGAATAATTTTAAATCTTCTCGCTGCTGAAATCACTGCAAAGACCGGGAAAAATCCATCTGAACATTACGAAGAGCTGGAAACTCGTTTTGGCAGCCCCGTTTATGAACGGCTCGATGCACCGGCAACTCTTGAGGAGAAAAAAGTACTTTCCAACTTATCACCTGACCAGGTTCAGGCGAATGAACTGGCAGGTGAACCGATTCTTAAAAAACTGACCCGTGCGCCCGGAAATGATGCTCCGATTGGCGGACTGAAAGTAGAAACCGAGAACGGCTGGTTTGCCGCCCGCCCCTCGGGGACGGAAGATATCTATAAAATTTATACCGAAAGTTTTAAAGGGAAAGATCACCTGAAACAGATTCAGGATGAAGCCATCGCCATTGTAAACTCTGTTCTTGGTAAAACGTAA
- the xseA gene encoding exodeoxyribonuclease VII large subunit: protein MADQIPFSFDVATVTDITNQIKQILESNFRDVLVEGEISNVSQSRNGHYYFTVKDDHAQLPCVVWRSTAQRMDVELSDGQQVILGGDIQVYAPHGRYQMIVRLVQQAGMGRLQQKFEELKNKLQKEGLFDDAHKKPLPPFPSNIGVITSSTGAAFHDIRSTFEQRWPLATLYLHHASVQGLNAAGELADAIQTLSEHPDIELLIIGRGGGSLEDLWPFNEEKVARAIYNCPIPIISAVGHEVDFSISDFVADARAATPTQAAMIAAPDINDLRMQIDDYAHGIEVHLKQKIDRYKEYVHRLGHSHALLKVQDRIVHMKRTVDTHQRTLHHLQQKIRLNKRAKLQEILHRLDRKNPNEPMERGFSRVWQGETWIRSREQFDDGSPLKVEWQDGEKTITP, encoded by the coding sequence ATGGCAGACCAGATTCCTTTCTCATTTGATGTTGCTACAGTAACTGATATCACGAACCAGATCAAACAGATCCTTGAATCAAATTTCAGGGATGTTTTGGTAGAAGGCGAAATCAGTAACGTAAGCCAAAGCCGCAACGGCCATTACTATTTCACTGTGAAGGATGATCATGCCCAGCTTCCGTGTGTGGTGTGGCGCTCAACAGCGCAGCGAATGGATGTGGAACTCAGTGATGGCCAACAGGTGATCCTTGGAGGAGATATCCAGGTTTATGCCCCTCACGGGCGTTACCAGATGATTGTGCGCCTGGTTCAGCAGGCCGGAATGGGGCGGTTGCAGCAAAAATTCGAGGAACTTAAAAACAAGTTACAGAAAGAAGGCCTTTTTGATGATGCACACAAAAAACCGCTGCCTCCATTTCCAAGTAATATCGGTGTGATTACCTCTTCAACAGGTGCTGCCTTTCACGATATCCGGTCCACGTTTGAACAGCGATGGCCGCTGGCTACTCTCTATCTCCATCACGCCAGCGTGCAAGGCTTAAATGCCGCCGGGGAGCTGGCAGATGCTATTCAAACGCTATCTGAACATCCGGATATTGAACTTCTGATAATCGGACGTGGTGGCGGCTCTCTCGAAGATTTATGGCCCTTCAATGAAGAAAAAGTTGCGAGAGCGATTTACAACTGCCCGATCCCGATCATAAGTGCTGTGGGCCATGAAGTTGACTTCAGCATCAGCGATTTTGTTGCCGATGCTCGAGCCGCAACTCCAACCCAGGCAGCAATGATCGCTGCGCCGGATATCAACGACCTGCGAATGCAAATAGACGATTATGCTCATGGAATTGAGGTCCATCTGAAACAGAAAATTGATCGATATAAAGAGTATGTGCACCGGCTCGGACATTCACATGCCCTGCTAAAAGTACAAGACAGGATCGTACACATGAAACGAACAGTCGATACGCATCAGCGTACACTTCATCACCTGCAGCAGAAAATACGGCTGAATAAACGTGCTAAACTACAAGAAATCCTTCACCGCCTTGACAGAAAAAATCCAAATGAACCGATGGAGAGAGGGTTTTCCCGCGTGTGGCAAGGCGAAACCTGGATTCGTTCTCGGGAACAGTTTGATGATGGTTCTCCTCTGAAAGTAGAATGGCAGGACGGTGAAAAAACGATTACACCTTAA
- a CDS encoding trypsin-like peptidase domain-containing protein encodes MNSGNRLLSGILMILIGILIGMIVMFLRQDMSAVDLTEVRFTEVNRSDVPVWTNEDLEKIDDRFVFRSVARNVTPTVVYIETIVPTRNQNFRGEGEEEEDSSIWRRFMPPRAQTVGSGVLISSDGYILTNNHVVEDAIRDGITVTLEDKRSFESRVVGRDPSTDLAVIKIDGSGLPHATIGNSDYLEVGEWVMAIGNPFRLQSTVTAGIVSALGREVDIINDLLRIESFIQTDAAINRGNSGGALVNTSGELIGINTAIATQSGSYQGYGFAVPSNLAMKVATDIIEHGAVRRGMLGVQIRSVDSNLVRSTGLDRIRGVYVSDVDNSGAAGIAGLRASDVILGVNDQQVNASNQLQEKVAMFRPGDSITLTVWRNGETIEIKAELKELERPEPEPEELSQNNQQQIEPRDEPYYEERPAPGDNSGISFHLFEPFGLTVQGLSSPQDPDQFDFYIEEISPDSPAHRRGVPVGSQIVEINGEELTGSDQMEQLFSRAVRNQTSVQLKIKTEQGSVGYYNLTP; translated from the coding sequence ATGAATTCAGGCAACAGATTACTATCCGGCATTCTCATGATTCTTATCGGTATCCTCATCGGGATGATCGTAATGTTTCTCAGGCAGGATATGTCTGCGGTTGATCTCACAGAGGTTCGTTTTACAGAAGTAAACCGAAGCGATGTACCGGTCTGGACCAATGAAGATCTTGAAAAAATTGATGATCGATTTGTTTTTCGTTCTGTGGCCAGGAATGTAACGCCTACGGTTGTCTACATCGAAACCATCGTACCGACAAGAAATCAGAATTTTCGGGGAGAGGGTGAAGAGGAAGAAGATAGCTCCATATGGCGTCGTTTCATGCCGCCAAGAGCACAAACGGTGGGTTCCGGTGTGCTTATTTCTTCGGATGGATATATTCTCACAAACAATCACGTGGTTGAAGACGCAATCCGGGATGGGATTACAGTAACACTCGAAGATAAACGAAGCTTTGAATCGAGAGTTGTTGGCCGTGATCCAAGCACGGATCTTGCCGTGATCAAAATAGATGGTTCTGGGCTTCCACATGCTACTATTGGTAACTCCGACTACCTGGAAGTGGGCGAATGGGTGATGGCAATCGGAAATCCGTTCCGACTTCAATCAACAGTAACTGCGGGTATCGTGAGTGCACTTGGACGGGAAGTGGACATCATCAATGATCTTCTCAGAATTGAAAGCTTTATTCAAACCGATGCTGCAATCAACCGTGGTAATAGTGGCGGGGCTCTTGTGAATACAAGCGGTGAACTGATTGGCATCAATACCGCTATTGCCACTCAAAGCGGAAGCTACCAGGGGTACGGTTTTGCAGTTCCCAGCAATCTTGCTATGAAAGTCGCTACGGATATTATAGAGCATGGAGCGGTTCGCAGAGGAATGCTTGGTGTACAGATTCGTTCAGTTGACAGTAATCTTGTCCGGAGTACCGGATTAGATCGAATTCGTGGAGTGTACGTATCAGATGTAGATAATTCTGGTGCTGCGGGAATTGCGGGGCTCAGAGCTTCTGATGTAATTCTTGGCGTGAACGACCAGCAGGTAAATGCATCCAATCAGCTCCAGGAAAAAGTGGCAATGTTTCGTCCGGGTGATTCTATAACACTCACCGTTTGGCGAAATGGTGAAACAATCGAGATCAAAGCAGAACTTAAAGAACTTGAACGACCCGAACCCGAACCTGAAGAGCTTTCACAAAATAATCAACAACAAATTGAACCCCGGGATGAACCATATTACGAAGAGCGTCCGGCTCCCGGCGATAACTCCGGGATCTCTTTTCATCTGTTTGAACCGTTTGGTTTAACGGTTCAGGGGCTCTCATCCCCGCAAGATCCTGATCAGTTCGATTTTTATATCGAGGAGATCAGCCCGGACTCCCCGGCACACAGAAGAGGAGTGCCGGTTGGATCACAAATTGTGGAAATCAACGGAGAGGAGTTGACCGGAAGCGATCAAATGGAACAACTTTTCAGCCGGGCAGTTCGTAATCAGACATCCGTACAACTAAAGATAAAAACTGAACAAGGCTCTGTAGGCTACTATAATCTCACTCCCTGA
- the recO gene encoding DNA repair protein RecO: MLVKTKAIVLRTVDYSESSIIATIFTLEKGKVAVIAKGARKPKSKFAAFLVPGQLVETVFFYKQSRSVQTLSDIAYTHKLNSLRVDMEKMALTMSAMELTGQILHENEVNEQLYRFLETFLNWADKQKEIPALLFPYLQLRLAEYIGVGIQPSENSTGGDSGFINIRSGTVSEEPEDEHSERLTSGQFAFVKKTLHSTNASVLRIVMDSREIKKLIAILDRYFTFHIEGIKPRKSDKIFEQLLMK; the protein is encoded by the coding sequence ATGCTGGTTAAAACCAAAGCAATTGTACTTAGAACCGTCGACTACAGCGAGTCGAGCATTATCGCTACGATTTTTACACTTGAAAAAGGGAAAGTAGCTGTAATTGCTAAGGGAGCCCGAAAACCAAAAAGTAAATTCGCCGCATTTCTGGTTCCGGGACAGCTTGTGGAAACCGTGTTTTTTTACAAACAGAGCCGTTCTGTTCAGACACTTTCAGATATTGCATATACTCACAAACTGAACTCACTTCGTGTAGATATGGAGAAAATGGCTCTCACTATGTCTGCAATGGAGCTTACCGGGCAAATTCTTCATGAAAATGAAGTAAATGAACAACTTTATCGATTTCTTGAAACTTTTCTGAATTGGGCCGATAAACAAAAGGAGATACCTGCTCTGCTGTTTCCTTATTTACAACTACGCCTTGCAGAATACATTGGCGTGGGAATTCAGCCTTCAGAGAACAGCACTGGCGGGGACAGCGGATTTATCAACATACGCTCTGGAACCGTTTCCGAAGAGCCGGAGGATGAACATTCGGAAAGATTGACGTCCGGCCAGTTTGCGTTTGTTAAAAAAACCCTGCATTCTACAAACGCATCCGTGTTGCGAATCGTTATGGATTCACGAGAAATAAAAAAATTGATCGCAATATTAGATCGCTACTTTACCTTCCATATCGAAGGTATCAAACCTCGGAAATCAGATAAGATTTTCGAACAACTTTTGATGAAATGA